From one Streptomyces sp. NBC_01478 genomic stretch:
- a CDS encoding glutamate ABC transporter substrate-binding protein has protein sequence MRERRARGEEGGLPTAVGTRRAPLRRGRLLAVVVASLAAMTLTVSCANSAAPHRRSPAGESAPADSASASASAPAAAGGTCDPLRSLKPPAHMPTPGGRMPSGTAMARIVARGRLIVGVDQNTYLFGYRNSDTGLLDGLDIDLVREISRALFGRPDRVQFKTVPSAQRIEILRRGEVDLVAHSMTITCERMEQVLFSSDYLDSGQRVLVTDTSPVQSLADLAGQKVCTAQGTTSLTELRRARPAVRPVAVADWTDCLLQLQQGDVAAVSTTDNVLAGLSAQDPATRITGPRFTYEPHGIAVSKTTPELVRFINGVLAHLRASGTLRALHERWLGPYGDFFPPAPRYRD, from the coding sequence GTGAGGGAACGTCGGGCACGTGGAGAAGAGGGCGGGCTGCCGACTGCCGTGGGGACCCGCCGGGCCCCGTTGCGCCGCGGCCGACTGCTTGCCGTGGTCGTGGCGTCGCTGGCCGCGATGACGCTGACGGTGTCCTGTGCGAACTCGGCCGCACCGCACCGCCGTTCGCCCGCCGGGGAGAGCGCGCCCGCCGACAGCGCGTCCGCGTCCGCGAGCGCGCCGGCGGCGGCCGGCGGCACATGCGATCCACTGCGGTCGCTGAAACCGCCGGCCCACATGCCGACGCCCGGCGGCAGGATGCCGAGCGGTACGGCGATGGCGCGGATCGTCGCACGCGGCCGGCTGATCGTGGGCGTGGACCAGAACACGTATCTCTTCGGCTATCGCAACTCCGACACCGGACTGCTGGACGGGCTCGACATCGACCTGGTGCGAGAGATCTCCCGGGCCCTGTTCGGGCGGCCGGACCGGGTGCAGTTCAAGACCGTGCCGTCCGCGCAGCGCATCGAGATACTGCGGCGCGGCGAGGTCGACCTCGTCGCCCACTCCATGACGATCACCTGCGAGCGCATGGAACAGGTGCTGTTCAGCAGCGACTACCTCGACTCCGGCCAGCGCGTCCTCGTCACCGACACCTCCCCGGTGCAGAGCCTGGCCGATCTCGCCGGACAGAAGGTGTGCACGGCCCAGGGCACCACCTCACTGACCGAGCTGCGCCGCGCCCGCCCGGCGGTGCGGCCGGTGGCCGTCGCCGACTGGACCGACTGCCTCCTCCAACTGCAACAGGGCGACGTAGCCGCCGTGTCGACCACCGACAACGTCCTCGCCGGACTGAGCGCCCAGGACCCCGCCACCCGTATCACCGGACCGCGGTTCACCTACGAGCCGCACGGGATCGCGGTCTCGAAGACGACACCGGAACTCGTCCGCTTCATCAACGGCGTGCTCGCCCACCTGCGCGCCTCGGGCACGCTCCGCGCCCTGCACGAACGGTGGTTGGGCCCCTACGGGGACTTCTTCCCGCCCGCGCCGCGCTACCGCGACTGA